Part of the Kiritimatiellia bacterium genome, CCGCCGCCCGGAGCACAACCTCGATCGCTGCCGTGTGCAGTTCGCGATGGTGCGGTCGTTCGAGGAGAACGCTGAATGGATGCAGCGCGCAACGCTCGACGCCTGGGCGCGCGCGCAGGAGGGCCGGCCGTGAACCTGTCTGCGCTGGACGTGGCGATCATCGTTGCGTTTTTGGTCTCGGTGGTGGTGATCGGTTCGTTGGCCGCGCGCCGAGCGGGCCGCAGCACGGCGGATTTCTTCCTTTCCGGCCGCTCGATGCCATGGTGGCTGCTGGGGGTCTCCATGGTCGCCTGCACGTTCTCCTGCGACACGCCGAACCTGGTCACCGACATCGTCCGCACCGGCGGCGTCGCGGGGAACTGGGCGTGGTGGGCGTTTCTGCTGACCGGCATGCTGACCGTGTTCGTGTACGCCAAGCTGTGGCGGCGGTCCGCGCTGGACACCGATCTGGGGTTTTACGAGATCCGCTACAGCGGACGGCCCGCGGCGGTGCTGCGCGGGTTTCGAGCGCTGTATCTGGGCGTCTTGTTCAACGTGCTGGTGATGGCGACGGTCTCGCTGGCGGCGATCAAGATTGGCCAGGTGATGTTCGGACTGCGCCCGGCCGAGACGTTGTTCTGGGCGTCGGTCGGCGTCGCAATCTACGCGGTGCTCGGCGGTCTGACCGGTTCGATCTGGGCGGACTTCTACCAGTACTCCGTCGCGATGTTCGGCGCGATCGCGGCGGCGGTCTATGCGGTGGCATCGCCGAAGTTCGGTGTCGGCAGCCTGCGTGCGCTCGTCTCGCGGCCGGAGCTGGTGGGCAAGCTCTCCTTCCTGCCACCGCCGCCGGAAGGCGGCGACCTCAGCGGCTGGGTGGGGTTGTTCGTGCTGCCGCTGGCGATTCAGTGGTGGAACGTCTGGTACCCCGGTGCGGAGCCCGGTGGCGGTGGCTATGTGGCGCAACGAATGCTCTCCGCAAAAAACGAGCGGCACGCCGTCGGCGCGACGCTGCTGTTCAACGTGCTGCACTACGCGGTGCGACCCTGGCCCTGGATTCTGGTTGCGCTCGTCTCCCTGGTCGCGTTTGCACCGGACCCTCCCGAGGCCCGGGCGGCCGCGCGCCAGCGGCTGGCGTCGCCCGAACTGGCGACCGCGGTCGCCGCGATGGACGCCGGCCGCGCCACCGAGGTGCCCGACGCGGTGCGCGCGGAAATCCGACTGCTGCGCGCGCAGGCCGCGGGCGTCCGCCGGCTCGCGGAGGCGTTTCCGAACGTGCACGAACAGTTCCTGCGGCACGACATCGCCTACCCTGCGATGATCGCGCAGCTCCCCCCCGGCCTGCTCGGGCTGGTCGTCGCGTCGCTGATCGCCGCCTACATGTCCACGATCGCGACGCACCTGAACTGGGGCTCGTCCTACGTGGTGCAGGACTTCTACCGGCGGTTCGTGCGCCCCTCCGCAACCGAGCGCGAGCTGGTCGCGGCAGGCCGCATCGTGATGCTCGCGCTGCTGT contains:
- a CDS encoding Na+:solute symporter, which translates into the protein MNLSALDVAIIVAFLVSVVVIGSLAARRAGRSTADFFLSGRSMPWWLLGVSMVACTFSCDTPNLVTDIVRTGGVAGNWAWWAFLLTGMLTVFVYAKLWRRSALDTDLGFYEIRYSGRPAAVLRGFRALYLGVLFNVLVMATVSLAAIKIGQVMFGLRPAETLFWASVGVAIYAVLGGLTGSIWADFYQYSVAMFGAIAAAVYAVASPKFGVGSLRALVSRPELVGKLSFLPPPPEGGDLSGWVGLFVLPLAIQWWNVWYPGAEPGGGGYVAQRMLSAKNERHAVGATLLFNVLHYAVRPWPWILVALVSLVAFAPDPPEARAAARQRLASPELATAVAAMDAGRATEVPDAVRAEIRLLRAQAAGVRRLAEAFPNVHEQFLRHDIAYPAMIAQLPPGLLGLVVASLIAAYMSTIATHLNWGSSYVVQDFYRRFVRPSATERELVAAGRIVMLALLLLAARVALWMTNAKASFDLLLAVGAGTGLIYILRWFWWRLNAWSEISAMVISFAIAAFFAFGAPHLGIEEWMREAGWLRWMGYSDWKLVFGIAGTTAGWLTVTLLTPPVDRATLRAFYRRVRPGGPGWQRVVEEARRDGEELVDPATWDVPRGILCMTLGCAFVWAALFAIGSALYGRALQAAALGAVSAAALLLLMSAARRLRFD